A section of the Deltaproteobacteria bacterium genome encodes:
- a CDS encoding autoinducer binding domain-containing protein, whose translation MNGLSKNELIRTLEIIDAAARCNTREEFKEALCLMKELVGADYCIAAFGDMNWPQAFNIIKCDYPSAWVNQYFEEKYYNIDPVVRYHRQYTMVFDWADSFRAFDGKKERGFLNEARSYGIKYGVTGGIYSPVSGMTSIVSFAHKNAIDARYRRAIDRAAPHLHGALERVLKTM comes from the coding sequence ATGAATGGGTTGTCCAAAAACGAGCTTATCCGTACCCTGGAAATAATCGACGCCGCAGCCCGCTGCAACACGCGGGAAGAATTCAAAGAAGCGCTTTGTCTCATGAAGGAACTTGTAGGTGCCGATTATTGTATCGCCGCTTTCGGCGACATGAACTGGCCCCAGGCATTTAATATTATAAAGTGCGATTATCCTTCCGCCTGGGTCAATCAGTACTTCGAAGAAAAATACTACAACATAGATCCAGTCGTAAGATACCACCGTCAATATACAATGGTATTCGACTGGGCTGACAGCTTCAGGGCTTTCGACGGCAAGAAAGAGCGCGGATTTCTTAACGAGGCCCGTTCTTACGGCATAAAGTACGGAGTGACCGGCGGCATATATTCACCTGTATCCGGCATGACGAGTATTGTTTCGTTTGCGCATAAAAACGCCATCGACGCGAGATACCGTAGAGCGATAGATCGCGCCGCGCCGCATTTGCACGGAGCTTTGGAAAGGGTGTTGAAGACAATGTAG
- a CDS encoding PD-(D/E)XK nuclease family protein: MSEYYTPQRIRNLYDPADGKPFKISRSKIDLFIECPRCFYIDRRLGVGRPPGFPFAINSAVDQLLKKEFDSYRAAGTKHPLIERYKVDARPAPHEKLNEWRTNFAGVQYHHAKTNFLVFGAIDDLWQNSKGEHIVVDYKATAKTKEIVELNEDWQDGYKRQMEFYQWLLRRNGLTVFDTGYFVYCNGKADRDAFNEKLDFDVTLIPYTGNDSWVEGALLDAHKCLNAGVIPEASDDCDYCRYNEAVEMVTDDKVFRK, translated from the coding sequence ATGTCAGAATACTATACTCCACAGCGCATTAGAAATCTCTATGACCCTGCAGACGGTAAACCTTTCAAGATCAGCCGTTCTAAAATAGATTTGTTCATAGAATGCCCGAGGTGCTTCTATATAGACAGGAGGCTTGGTGTTGGAAGGCCTCCAGGGTTCCCTTTTGCCATCAATAGCGCTGTGGATCAACTGTTAAAGAAGGAATTCGACAGCTATAGGGCCGCTGGAACAAAACATCCCTTGATAGAGCGTTATAAGGTAGATGCACGCCCGGCCCCGCATGAGAAGTTGAATGAATGGCGGACTAATTTTGCAGGTGTTCAGTATCATCATGCAAAAACAAACTTCCTGGTATTCGGGGCAATCGATGACCTTTGGCAAAATTCCAAGGGCGAGCATATCGTTGTTGACTACAAGGCAACGGCCAAGACAAAAGAGATAGTGGAACTCAATGAAGATTGGCAGGATGGCTATAAGCGCCAGATGGAGTTTTACCAGTGGTTGCTAAGAAGAAATGGCCTGACGGTGTTTGATACCGGGTATTTTGTTTATTGTAACGGCAAGGCAGATAGAGACGCATTTAACGAGAAACTGGATTTCGATGTTACTTTAATACCCTATACCGGCAATGATTCATGGGTAGAAGGTGCACTATTGGATGCCCATAAATGCCTGAATGCAGGCGTTATCCCCGAGGCCTCGGATGATTGCGATTACTGTAGATATAATGAGGCAGTGGAGATGGTAACAGATGATAAGGTATTTCGGAAATAA
- a CDS encoding HD domain-containing protein, translated as MRHVLQKAIERYALDIDGIHGIKHWRRVLENGLKLAPMTGADVIVVECFAYLHDCCRQSEGIDKGHGKRAAEFARSIREDLTCLTDAQFELLCEACLDHENGRTEADITVMTCWDADRLDLGRVMIRPASKYLCTSEAKSPDIIEWACRRVSLR; from the coding sequence GTGAGGCATGTACTTCAAAAGGCAATAGAAAGGTATGCGCTGGATATAGACGGCATTCACGGCATTAAGCATTGGAGGCGTGTGCTGGAGAACGGCCTTAAGCTTGCCCCTATGACCGGTGCGGATGTGATAGTTGTTGAGTGTTTTGCATATTTACATGATTGTTGTAGGCAGAGCGAAGGAATTGATAAAGGGCATGGCAAAAGGGCGGCTGAGTTCGCGCGGTCTATTCGTGAAGATCTGACATGCTTGACAGATGCACAGTTTGAGCTTTTATGCGAGGCTTGCCTTGATCATGAAAATGGCAGGACTGAGGCAGATATTACTGTAATGACCTGCTGGGATGCCGACAGGCTGGATCTTGGCAGGGTTATGATACGCCCGGCCTCTAAGTATCTTTGCACCTCGGAAGCCAAAAGCCCAGATATTATAGAGTGGGCATGTCGAAGGGTCTCATTGAGGTAG
- a CDS encoding RHS repeat protein, with protein sequence MKNGSAMVESIPVTLEVVPFTVTLLSMPFGIVTGPDASYYDVPFEYNVKSPGKGTVSFYVGSTVVWIRDEGFASVGDGCTNNAATGGSVDLTCKVSLTVFTPSYPYPTIYAPPGIYPADVTVTPFTGSIVKQDVFKFEFIEQIVEPVITPVEQALYFAQVPGCTIPAESGWTYSGGDWVHKLNVTVSAPGRYYTIGASDEQANNSMNWLSIAPYSTTCTKGECSTTVRVYPPLLPSNENNGDIVLTSYTAKVKVPIVATKNLAPKVTYSTGKFDEVECGKYKINATIQPNTFCSSSYKIYFGTSPDINAMTEVSSYPDGNSKTGVEPYTVTYTFENLAVNTDYYYRVDAINGQGTTTGVVQRIVKEDVPERCKCIKSEWVKDSDLDKYAFDAGGTIQSVLACNNPNLLHYTARRDIKTEIDENGNSVIVFDCDDTNAAPEATLEKEWIKDVDQDLYAFKNAEGSHESTSACIKPDGYSAAYDVNINGEYFNGIKRDESGIIFDCDDNDSAKTPAAGCCTLQLSDIEAHTDGGVIRNVGDVLNVTTTNYIEFFAYITGPASAEDAIWQYTLGSGGVSSLGYTASWLITVSSFLPSNTNTSEAPKPVEFSVSLDAHEKNNASCKQTKTATYLLDATPECRLLAQIASAANIATGALHDNFGVPGAVPGVGFKYNSRLFVPGVMGTKWRHSYEMEIRELGSDRLLFVTGSGQPYFYNFDGSVYRTADVVGEYSTITKNADGTFTLTAKDGSRIEFNASGKASAVVALDGRTVTFAYLNGRLVSVTDANGRTVEFSYNGSGLLTGVSSAGGSAALAYSGGYVSSIIFADSTGWAFTYDSYGNMKTKTSPAGGVTTYEYDSDYKVVSATDPEGLKRTVSYPATSGSTTTTVTEKDGGVWTYSYDADMGVVTSKTDAEGNTTYYSYDSHANLISETRSDGSASYFTYDSAGNVLSVADSEGNSTSFTYNEYSKVTSVTTADGSTTTYAYDASGNLISVTNADGTSTSYEYDEKGNVSAITAADGTVTRFGYDEQNNLVTVTAPDGGVTTFTYDNAGNLLTATDALGGATTYEYDSMRRLVKVTSADGKVTVFTYDAAGNRTSVTDANGNTTYYEYDSKGRLIKVTDAMGQSTVLGYGETGTCGMCGSGGGADRLTSVTDANGSRTAYHYDLMGRMTHETDPLGNSIYYTYDSRGNVASRTDAEGNTISYEYDQLGRLKRKLYPDGTAAGFGYDSVGRLTYAGNRNTAYSFAYDSAGRVTGITDSEARSISYAYDSAGRLSAMRSPLGDVTSYVYDGNGRLGSIGSVAGTFTFTYDTLGRRSGLSYPNGVKATYTYDNVGRLTGLYNTTSTGITFAKNEYTFDNVGNRVTNTNEARTAAYSYDDNYRLTSANYSTTGWSGVESSIKGKTGSGKNAAKTANATAIGNQTEHYTYDPLGNRLTAEKNRTYEYNAANQLVRDKDATYVYDRNGNLISKTSATGTTTYGYDFENRLIKVVNADGSIVEFKYDVFGRRIEKAVFASGGEAISSGSAEVTRYFYDGEDILIEYDGSGNVGNRYTHGPGIDEPLALTTDKGVYFYHADGLGSIVALTDKNQTVVQDYQYGFFGDLKDLKNRIKQPYTYTAREYDRETGLYFYRARYYDAEAGRFITKDPIGFRGGMNMYAYVAGNPVNYTDPWGLIIKVKTDALALIASGDFAGAMAVLSAHKATAEVTQLLTNVRYWQAVLSRVLGRANLAAGECRQIAERLYNMFAAEEGISAQLLRITDPHDATNFVYNGTRFAIRGEHYVVRVGNRIYDAITGPAGMEAEAYFSMFGDKVLRGYAPVVETVIETVPK encoded by the coding sequence GTGAAAAACGGTTCGGCCATGGTTGAGAGCATTCCGGTTACATTGGAGGTTGTGCCGTTTACGGTAACTCTTTTGTCCATGCCGTTTGGCATCGTTACCGGGCCCGATGCCAGTTATTATGATGTGCCATTTGAATATAATGTCAAGAGCCCGGGTAAAGGGACGGTATCTTTTTACGTAGGTTCGACGGTCGTATGGATACGAGACGAAGGCTTTGCAAGCGTGGGCGACGGTTGTACGAATAATGCAGCTACCGGCGGAAGCGTGGATTTGACCTGCAAGGTTTCTCTTACTGTTTTTACACCATCGTACCCTTACCCAACAATATATGCTCCGCCTGGTATATATCCTGCAGATGTGACTGTGACGCCTTTTACTGGTAGCATAGTCAAACAGGATGTGTTTAAGTTTGAGTTCATTGAACAGATTGTCGAGCCGGTTATTACGCCTGTCGAGCAAGCGTTGTATTTTGCCCAAGTGCCGGGATGTACCATTCCAGCGGAATCCGGATGGACATATTCCGGCGGTGATTGGGTGCATAAATTAAATGTAACGGTTAGCGCGCCTGGGCGCTATTATACGATTGGCGCAAGCGACGAACAGGCGAATAATAGTATGAACTGGTTGTCCATTGCTCCGTACTCCACGACTTGCACCAAAGGGGAGTGCAGCACTACGGTACGAGTGTATCCTCCGCTGTTGCCGTCAAACGAGAATAATGGTGATATTGTGCTTACGTCCTATACGGCAAAGGTCAAAGTGCCTATAGTAGCCACCAAGAATCTTGCGCCAAAGGTAACGTATTCTACAGGCAAGTTCGATGAGGTTGAGTGCGGTAAGTATAAGATAAACGCCACCATCCAGCCCAATACTTTCTGCTCTTCGAGTTATAAGATTTACTTTGGCACGAGTCCCGATATTAACGCCATGACCGAGGTTTCCTCGTACCCCGACGGCAACTCAAAGACAGGAGTCGAGCCGTATACCGTTACGTATACTTTCGAAAATCTTGCCGTTAATACGGATTACTACTATCGTGTGGACGCAATAAACGGCCAGGGCACGACGACTGGAGTGGTGCAAAGAATCGTCAAGGAGGACGTGCCTGAGAGATGTAAGTGTATAAAGTCGGAATGGGTAAAGGATTCTGATTTGGATAAGTATGCATTCGATGCCGGTGGCACTATACAGAGCGTGCTGGCCTGTAATAACCCGAATCTGCTGCATTATACCGCGAGGAGAGATATAAAGACCGAGATCGATGAAAATGGCAATAGTGTTATCGTTTTCGACTGCGACGATACGAATGCCGCGCCTGAGGCTACGCTCGAAAAGGAGTGGATAAAGGACGTTGACCAGGATTTGTATGCCTTTAAGAACGCCGAGGGTAGTCATGAGAGCACGTCCGCCTGCATCAAGCCAGATGGTTACAGTGCGGCGTATGATGTTAACATCAATGGCGAATATTTCAACGGTATTAAAAGGGATGAGAGCGGAATCATCTTCGACTGCGATGATAATGATTCTGCAAAGACTCCGGCTGCCGGTTGCTGCACTCTGCAGCTTAGCGATATAGAGGCGCATACAGATGGGGGAGTTATAAGGAACGTGGGGGATGTGCTAAATGTTACCACCACGAACTATATTGAATTTTTTGCATACATAACGGGGCCCGCAAGCGCCGAGGATGCCATATGGCAGTATACGTTAGGGAGTGGCGGTGTGAGTTCGTTGGGCTATACGGCTAGCTGGTTGATTACAGTTAGTTCTTTCTTGCCGTCGAATACCAATACTAGTGAGGCTCCAAAGCCAGTTGAATTCTCGGTTTCTCTGGATGCACATGAGAAAAACAATGCAAGTTGTAAGCAGACAAAGACCGCCACGTATCTACTTGACGCAACGCCTGAATGCAGGTTGCTTGCGCAGATAGCCTCTGCAGCCAATATCGCTACCGGCGCGCTGCATGATAACTTCGGCGTGCCCGGCGCGGTTCCGGGCGTAGGGTTTAAGTACAACAGCAGGCTCTTTGTCCCCGGCGTCATGGGCACAAAGTGGAGGCACAGCTACGAGATGGAGATAAGGGAGCTTGGCTCGGATAGGCTCCTCTTTGTCACAGGCAGCGGTCAGCCGTACTTCTATAACTTCGACGGCTCGGTGTACAGGACAGCGGACGTTGTCGGCGAGTACTCGACGATTACGAAGAACGCCGACGGCACCTTCACGCTCACCGCCAAGGACGGCTCGCGTATCGAGTTCAACGCAAGCGGCAAGGCAAGCGCAGTTGTCGCGCTCGACGGCCGCACGGTGACCTTCGCGTACTTAAACGGCCGCCTTGTCTCGGTTACAGACGCAAATGGCAGGACGGTTGAGTTCTCATATAACGGCAGCGGCCTGCTTACCGGAGTTAGCTCTGCGGGCGGTAGCGCAGCACTTGCGTATTCCGGCGGGTACGTGTCGTCCATAATCTTTGCCGATTCCACGGGCTGGGCCTTTACCTACGATTCCTACGGCAACATGAAGACCAAGACCTCTCCCGCGGGCGGGGTTACGACCTACGAGTACGATTCTGACTATAAGGTTGTATCCGCAACAGACCCCGAGGGCCTTAAGCGCACCGTATCCTATCCGGCTACGAGCGGTTCCACCACTACCACGGTTACGGAAAAGGACGGCGGCGTGTGGACGTACAGCTATGATGCGGACATGGGTGTTGTCACATCCAAGACAGACGCAGAGGGTAACACTACGTACTACAGCTACGACTCCCATGCCAACCTTATAAGCGAGACCAGGTCGGACGGCAGCGCGTCGTACTTTACCTATGACAGCGCGGGTAACGTGCTTTCGGTCGCGGACTCCGAAGGCAACTCGACCTCCTTTACCTATAACGAATATTCTAAGGTGACAAGCGTTACGACTGCGGACGGCAGCACTACGACGTATGCCTACGACGCAAGCGGAAATCTCATAAGCGTTACCAATGCCGACGGCACAAGCACGTCTTACGAATACGACGAAAAGGGCAATGTCTCGGCCATAACAGCCGCAGACGGCACGGTCACGCGCTTTGGCTACGACGAGCAGAATAACCTCGTAACTGTCACTGCCCCGGATGGCGGCGTGACGACCTTTACCTACGACAACGCAGGGAACCTTCTTACGGCAACGGACGCGCTTGGCGGCGCTACCACTTACGAGTACGATTCGATGAGGAGGCTTGTAAAGGTAACCTCGGCAGACGGTAAGGTAACCGTGTTCACCTACGACGCCGCAGGCAACAGGACAAGTGTGACCGATGCAAACGGAAACACCACGTATTACGAATACGACTCAAAGGGCCGCCTTATCAAGGTGACGGATGCGATGGGGCAGTCTACCGTGCTCGGTTACGGCGAGACCGGCACTTGCGGCATGTGCGGCTCCGGCGGCGGGGCAGACAGGTTAACGAGCGTTACCGACGCAAACGGCAGCAGGACTGCTTACCACTACGATCTCATGGGCCGCATGACGCACGAGACCGACCCGCTCGGGAATTCGATTTATTACACCTACGACTCGCGCGGCAACGTAGCTAGCCGCACTGACGCCGAGGGCAACACCATCAGCTACGAATACGACCAACTCGGCCGCTTGAAGAGAAAGCTCTACCCAGACGGCACTGCAGCGGGCTTTGGCTACGACTCTGTTGGCCGCCTGACATACGCGGGCAATCGGAACACGGCGTACTCCTTTGCCTACGACTCTGCAGGCAGGGTTACGGGCATCACGGATTCCGAGGCAAGAAGCATCTCCTACGCCTACGACTCTGCCGGAAGGCTCTCGGCCATGAGGTCGCCGCTTGGAGATGTCACGTCTTACGTGTATGATGGTAACGGCCGCCTGGGCTCGATTGGCTCTGTGGCAGGCACGTTTACCTTTACATACGATACGCTTGGCAGGAGAAGCGGTCTTAGCTACCCGAATGGCGTAAAGGCAACGTACACATACGACAACGTCGGCCGCCTGACGGGCCTTTATAACACGACATCTACCGGAATAACATTTGCAAAGAACGAATATACCTTCGACAACGTCGGCAACCGCGTAACCAACACGAACGAAGCCAGAACTGCCGCGTACTCGTATGACGATAACTACCGCCTCACGTCCGCCAATTACTCGACAACAGGATGGAGCGGTGTGGAGAGCAGCATAAAGGGCAAGACCGGAAGCGGCAAGAACGCGGCAAAGACAGCGAACGCGACTGCAATAGGGAACCAGACCGAGCACTACACCTACGACCCGCTCGGCAACCGCCTCACGGCCGAGAAGAACAGGACGTATGAGTACAACGCGGCTAACCAGCTCGTGCGTGATAAGGACGCGACTTACGTGTACGACAGAAACGGCAACCTCATAAGCAAGACAAGCGCGACCGGCACGACCACCTACGGCTACGACTTTGAGAACAGGCTGATTAAGGTTGTGAATGCGGATGGAAGCATTGTCGAATTTAAATATGATGTCTTCGGGCGGAGAATCGAGAAGGCTGTCTTTGCGAGCGGCGGCGAAGCAATCTCATCGGGAAGCGCCGAAGTAACGCGCTACTTCTACGACGGTGAGGATATACTCATAGAGTACGACGGCAGCGGCAATGTCGGCAACCGCTACACGCACGGCCCGGGAATCGACGAGCCGCTTGCGCTGACAACGGATAAGGGTGTATACTTTTATCATGCGGACGGACTGGGCTCGATCGTCGCGCTCACGGACAAGAACCAGACCGTTGTGCAGGATTATCAGTACGGATTTTTCGGGGATTTAAAGGACCTGAAAAATAGAATCAAACAACCGTACACGTATACGGCAAGAGAATACGATAGAGAGACCGGGCTGTATTTCTACCGCGCGCGCTACTACGACGCAGAAGCAGGCCGCTTTATAACGAAGGACCCGATAGGCTTCCGTGGCGGCATGAATATGTATGCGTACGTGGCCGGGAATCCGGTGAACTACACGGATCCGTGGGGGTTGATAATTAAGGTTAAGACTGATGCACTTGCGCTGATTGCATCTGGAGATTTCGCTGGGGCCATGGCGGTATTAAGTGCTCATAAGGCAACAGCTGAAGTCACCCAGTTACTAACGAATGTTCGGTATTGGCAGGCTGTTTTAAGTAGAGTGCTAGGCAGAGCTAATTTAGCGGCTGGTGAATGCAGACAAATAGCTGAAAGATTGTATAATATGTTTGCTGCGGAAGAGGGGATTTCGGCACAGCTTTTAAGAATAACAGATCCTCACGATGCTACGAATTTTGTGTATAATGGTACAAGGTTTGCCATTCGGGGCGAACATTATGTGGTAAGAGTCGGGAATAGGATTTATGATGCTATCACTGGTCCGGCAGGAATGGAAGCAGAAGCCTATTTCAGTATGTTTGGGGATAAAGTTTTGCGTGGATATGCACCTGTCGTGGAAACGGTTATAGAAACGGTCCCTAAATAG
- a CDS encoding autoinducer binding domain-containing protein, translating to MKLNGVSKPDLQVMLDIIHGSLLCKTESDMTGLIRKTKELFEAERGICAVGDIDSVKLTKIINLDYPPSWQEFYVAEELYNVDPVILYNNKRFSSFFWCEALRSLDANSCRDMMNKAGEFGLRHGIASGNHAPGNGRGTIFSFSSSSLKRRKFRDVHKEMLDVLAPHLHTALLRVCAASPECSADLTGRELEVLKWAREGKSNWEIGGILKISERTVKFHLQNVADKLDAVNKAHAVAIAMERKLV from the coding sequence ATGAAACTCAACGGGGTAAGCAAGCCGGATTTACAGGTCATGTTGGATATCATCCATGGTTCTCTCTTATGTAAGACCGAGAGCGACATGACCGGGCTGATAAGAAAGACCAAAGAGCTGTTCGAGGCAGAGCGCGGTATCTGTGCCGTCGGAGACATTGATTCAGTCAAGCTTACGAAAATTATCAACCTGGATTATCCGCCCTCCTGGCAGGAGTTCTATGTCGCGGAAGAGCTGTACAACGTAGACCCCGTTATACTCTACAACAACAAGAGGTTTTCTTCGTTCTTTTGGTGCGAAGCTTTGCGCTCCCTGGATGCCAATAGTTGCCGTGATATGATGAACAAGGCAGGGGAGTTCGGCCTAAGGCATGGCATTGCCAGCGGCAACCACGCTCCAGGAAACGGCCGAGGGACTATATTTTCCTTTTCATCGTCGTCCTTGAAACGCCGGAAGTTCAGGGACGTTCACAAGGAGATGCTGGACGTTCTGGCCCCGCATCTTCATACGGCGTTGCTCAGGGTGTGCGCCGCTTCTCCGGAATGCTCCGCCGATCTTACGGGGCGGGAGCTCGAGGTGCTCAAATGGGCTCGCGAGGGCAAGAGCAACTGGGAGATCGGCGGTATCTTAAAGATATCCGAGCGGACCGTGAAGTTCCATTTACAGAATGTAGCCGACAAGCTCGATGCCGTCAATAAGGCGCATGCCGTTGCCATCGCTATGGAGCGGAAACTTGTTTGA
- a CDS encoding GNAT family N-acetyltransferase, protein MRLDIHHDGYRIKTIDTPAETEAAYRLRHEVFAEELKWVPEREDRREVDGYDACSEGLGVFTAKGFIGYMRLIRHTERYMIEREFSCMLPHGMTITKTADSAEVTRFCVQKEYRSIADINVPLLLYKGLYHWNIYNDIRYSWMVVDKRFYRLLCLTGLPTEAVAPFVIMPDGVQAAVCLLDWKRFETEAYEKKRELLEWMQEGLKPVLKQVSAP, encoded by the coding sequence ATGCGCCTTGATATTCATCACGATGGATACCGCATAAAAACTATCGACACACCGGCCGAGACAGAGGCAGCCTATCGCTTAAGGCACGAAGTCTTTGCCGAGGAGCTCAAGTGGGTGCCGGAGCGCGAAGACCGGCGCGAGGTGGACGGATACGACGCCTGCTCAGAAGGGCTTGGCGTATTTACCGCAAAAGGATTTATCGGCTACATGCGCCTGATACGCCATACAGAGCGTTATATGATAGAACGCGAGTTCTCGTGCATGCTGCCGCATGGCATGACCATCACAAAGACAGCAGACTCCGCCGAGGTAACACGCTTTTGCGTTCAAAAAGAATACCGCTCCATTGCCGACATCAACGTGCCACTGTTGCTTTACAAAGGACTGTACCACTGGAATATATATAACGATATACGTTATTCGTGGATGGTCGTTGATAAACGTTTTTACAGGCTGCTGTGCCTTACCGGGCTGCCTACCGAGGCCGTGGCTCCTTTCGTGATAATGCCCGACGGCGTGCAAGCGGCCGTTTGCCTGCTCGACTGGAAGAGGTTCGAGACCGAGGCATACGAGAAAAAACGCGAATTGCTGGAATGGATGCAGGAGGGATTAAAGCCTGTTCTCAAACAAGTTTCCGCTCCATAG